One window of the Acaryochloris sp. CCMEE 5410 genome contains the following:
- a CDS encoding alpha/beta fold hydrolase, which produces MPQALIRGHDHYYEWVTQDPRQLRSGKPVMVFLHGWGGSSRYWRPIAQALAADFDCLLYDLRGFGQSQDSLRASRAVETYTIQSYVEDLEALLNALEIPTVCLQAHSMGSTIGALFLNRYPQRVQQAILACSGLFQYDEQEFRQFHQVGEWVVRLRPRWLAQVPFLDRLFMARFLHRPIASDQRRGFVSDYVGADAAAALGTLLSAVSESVATAMSAEFAQLQTPTLIVSGDKDQIVPADSGEEAAALNPNIDYVRMAQTGHFPMLEDTSTYLQHIHHFLTPVTC; this is translated from the coding sequence ATGCCTCAGGCTCTCATTCGCGGTCATGATCACTACTATGAATGGGTGACGCAAGACCCTCGTCAGTTGAGATCTGGGAAGCCTGTGATGGTGTTTCTCCATGGTTGGGGCGGCTCAAGTCGCTATTGGCGACCTATCGCCCAAGCGCTGGCTGCCGATTTTGATTGCTTACTGTATGACCTCCGTGGATTTGGGCAATCCCAAGATTCACTACGGGCGTCTAGAGCGGTCGAGACTTATACGATTCAGTCCTATGTTGAAGATTTAGAGGCTTTATTGAATGCTTTGGAGATTCCGACAGTGTGTCTCCAGGCCCATTCCATGGGATCGACAATTGGTGCCTTGTTTCTCAATCGATATCCTCAACGGGTGCAGCAAGCGATCCTCGCCTGTAGTGGGTTGTTTCAATATGATGAGCAAGAATTTCGTCAGTTTCATCAGGTGGGTGAGTGGGTGGTGCGATTACGGCCTCGTTGGCTGGCCCAGGTGCCCTTCTTAGATCGACTGTTTATGGCCCGCTTTCTCCATCGGCCCATTGCATCTGACCAACGTCGAGGGTTTGTGTCAGACTATGTGGGGGCAGATGCAGCCGCTGCGTTGGGAACCTTATTGTCCGCTGTGAGTGAGTCAGTGGCAACGGCCATGTCTGCAGAATTTGCCCAGCTCCAAACACCCACGTTAATTGTGTCGGGAGATAAGGATCAGATTGTCCCAGCGGACTCGGGGGAGGAGGCTGCCGCTTTGAATCCCAATATTGACTATGTGAGGATGGCCCAAACGGGACATTTCCCCATGCTGGAAGATACTTCCACCTATCTACAGCATATTCACCACTTTTTAACGCCGGTGACCTGCTGA
- a CDS encoding PAS domain S-box protein, translated as MTRQPSTQVKQPWLSLAAVQASLERHPLIVTPQASLKEVVLLMSLGREGKANAARPQRSSYVLVQHQQKLVGILTERDIVKLSTTPTDFSQVSASEVMSTELYTLLETELQDILTPLTLLQTHHIRHLPVLNEMGGLIGVITTESLRKVLEPTMLLKLRHVSEVMTPTVVTAPPSDTIQQLAQRMAMHQMSCVVIAQQQSQASRVQPLGIITERDIVKFQALSLDLQTTLAETVMSQPLVCLKLDDKLWDAHQTMQDMQVRRLVVMGQQGDLAGILTQASILDALNVPEAHHTAEVLHHQVEQIRDDRILSLQYQNLNLEKKVEADAATLYFCQERFRVMFEQAVIGIAHVDLQGQVMLANPRFCDLIHSTPAQVTHTPMHDVLQMPHAGGNWQETLQSQQQDAIQLEHHYRHPQGHSAWLDLTISLATTSTGAPDYFIVMVQDISDRKQAELERQKLNRELETRVSLGISAFRASEKRFRMLFNAAPDALFVVDFQGVIRRVNQAAIQQSGYKASELLGSVLKTYLSEASQTACETYVAQLVDQGSYHQTLEFIHKNGTPLVIDCSCNVVTDPASQEPYILMVQRDISDQVQAETALRESEQRFQQMADCAPVLLWMSGVDKQCTFFNQQWLEFTGQTMAHELGKGWAEGIHPEDRQTSLDICKAAFDAREPFCMEYRLRRHDGAYRWLIDMGTPRFLPNGDFIGYIGSCVDITERKILEDKVRSSEAQIRAVFDGMTDIVFVFDTETQQINAIPPSLVSPDMVEMINQTAEVLLLENEQAQAFHEHIQHAINGQETVTFEYQLPSASVPDWYVASITPLSPTSAIWVAHNITDRKYMEQELFQEKELAQVTLQSIGDAVITTDAQGQIRHLNAVAEQLTGWSCFEAQGHPIHDVFQVVDETTRRPDIQLIDSVLTTGEIAISEHQALLIAQDGQEYAIDHSAAPIRDRNTKILGIVVVFRDVSQSRQLSQQMTWQASHDSLTGLVNRYQFEQLLQKALQSAHRDQLQHVLCYLDLDQFKIVNDTCGHAAGDELLQQVAELFKHTIRSTDIIARLGGDEFGLLLHQCSIERAQVIAEQLRQRLQTFRFNWNQQTFSIGLSIGLVAINYDSHNLSSLISAADAACYAAKARGRNRIHVYQLDDLELVQQRGTQRWSRRIKQALEENRFRLYGQAIVPADPEQSEIHQCCEVLLRMVDEQDQVISAATFIPAAERYNLMPEIDRWVISQFLVDHFNPPQIAQTGGDQPLPYMINLSGASIGDEQFLQFLQEQFQRYPHAAPQICFEITETAAISNLNQAITFINELKQLGCKFALDDFGSGLSSFAYLKTLPVDYLKIDGHFIEDMANDPATQAIVESINHIGHVMGLQTIAESVGDLSTRKQLQSMGIDYVQGYGIALPCSLTYA; from the coding sequence ATGACGAGGCAACCGAGCACCCAGGTGAAACAGCCCTGGTTAAGCCTTGCGGCTGTGCAAGCCAGTTTGGAGCGTCATCCCCTAATTGTCACCCCCCAAGCCAGCTTAAAAGAGGTGGTCTTGTTGATGAGCCTAGGGCGGGAAGGCAAAGCGAACGCCGCTCGACCCCAGCGCTCTAGTTATGTCCTTGTCCAACACCAGCAGAAGTTAGTGGGCATTTTGACAGAGCGAGACATCGTTAAGCTCAGTACAACCCCAACAGACTTTAGTCAGGTCAGCGCCAGTGAGGTCATGAGTACGGAACTCTATACCCTGCTAGAGACTGAACTGCAAGATATCCTCACCCCGCTGACCCTCCTCCAAACGCACCACATCCGCCATTTACCAGTTCTAAACGAGATGGGTGGGCTGATCGGTGTTATTACCACCGAGAGCCTGCGTAAAGTCTTAGAACCGACCATGTTGCTGAAATTGCGGCATGTCAGTGAAGTGATGACCCCAACGGTGGTCACAGCTCCTCCCTCAGACACGATTCAGCAATTGGCTCAGCGGATGGCCATGCACCAGATGAGTTGTGTGGTGATTGCCCAGCAGCAGTCTCAAGCCAGCCGGGTTCAGCCTTTGGGAATTATCACCGAGCGAGATATCGTCAAATTCCAGGCGCTCAGTCTCGACCTCCAGACTACCTTGGCTGAAACCGTGATGAGTCAACCTTTGGTCTGCCTCAAATTAGATGACAAACTTTGGGACGCTCATCAAACCATGCAAGACATGCAGGTTCGCCGTCTGGTGGTGATGGGGCAGCAGGGTGATTTAGCCGGTATTTTGACTCAAGCGAGTATTTTAGATGCCCTCAATGTGCCGGAAGCCCATCATACCGCCGAGGTTCTGCATCATCAGGTAGAGCAGATCCGAGACGACCGCATCTTATCCCTCCAGTATCAAAACCTCAATCTCGAGAAAAAAGTCGAGGCGGATGCAGCCACCTTATATTTTTGCCAAGAGCGCTTCCGCGTCATGTTTGAACAAGCCGTGATCGGCATTGCCCATGTTGATCTACAGGGACAAGTGATGCTGGCCAATCCACGGTTCTGTGACCTCATACATAGCACCCCCGCCCAAGTCACCCACACTCCCATGCATGATGTCCTGCAAATGCCCCATGCAGGAGGGAACTGGCAGGAAACACTGCAATCCCAACAGCAAGATGCAATTCAATTAGAACATCACTATCGACATCCCCAGGGCCATTCAGCCTGGTTAGATTTGACCATCTCTCTCGCCACAACTTCCACGGGGGCGCCCGATTACTTCATTGTGATGGTGCAAGATATTAGCGATCGCAAACAGGCAGAGTTAGAACGACAAAAACTGAATCGAGAGCTAGAAACCCGAGTTTCCTTGGGGATATCTGCCTTTCGAGCCAGTGAGAAACGCTTTCGCATGTTGTTTAATGCTGCTCCCGATGCCTTATTCGTCGTTGATTTCCAGGGTGTGATTCGCCGAGTGAATCAGGCAGCGATTCAACAATCTGGATATAAAGCCTCAGAACTCTTGGGAAGTGTGCTCAAGACCTACTTGAGTGAAGCCAGTCAAACCGCCTGTGAGACTTATGTAGCCCAGTTAGTGGACCAGGGTAGCTATCACCAAACCCTGGAATTCATCCACAAAAACGGGACTCCTTTAGTTATCGATTGCTCCTGCAATGTGGTGACAGATCCGGCCAGTCAAGAGCCCTATATCTTGATGGTTCAACGAGATATTAGCGATCAGGTGCAAGCAGAAACTGCCTTGCGCGAGAGTGAGCAACGGTTTCAGCAAATGGCAGATTGTGCCCCCGTGCTGCTATGGATGTCAGGGGTGGATAAACAATGCACGTTTTTCAATCAACAATGGCTTGAATTTACGGGACAGACTATGGCCCACGAGCTGGGCAAGGGTTGGGCTGAAGGAATACATCCTGAGGATCGTCAAACCTCTCTAGACATTTGTAAGGCTGCCTTTGATGCCCGTGAACCCTTTTGTATGGAATATCGTCTCCGACGCCATGATGGTGCCTATCGATGGCTGATCGATATGGGTACCCCCCGTTTTTTGCCTAATGGTGACTTTATCGGCTATATCGGTTCCTGTGTAGACATTACCGAGCGCAAGATTTTAGAAGATAAGGTCCGCTCCAGCGAAGCTCAGATTCGAGCCGTGTTTGATGGCATGACGGATATTGTGTTCGTGTTTGATACGGAAACTCAGCAGATTAATGCGATTCCCCCCTCCCTTGTCTCCCCCGATATGGTGGAGATGATCAATCAAACGGCTGAAGTCTTGCTTCTCGAGAATGAGCAAGCTCAAGCCTTTCACGAGCATATTCAGCACGCGATCAACGGCCAAGAAACCGTCACCTTTGAGTATCAATTGCCCTCAGCATCGGTACCGGATTGGTATGTTGCCAGTATTACGCCCCTATCGCCAACATCTGCCATCTGGGTGGCCCATAACATCACGGATCGCAAGTATATGGAACAAGAACTGTTCCAAGAAAAAGAACTCGCCCAGGTCACCCTACAATCCATTGGTGATGCGGTGATTACAACGGATGCCCAGGGCCAAATTCGGCATCTCAACGCCGTGGCTGAACAGCTGACGGGATGGTCCTGTTTTGAAGCCCAAGGACATCCCATTCATGATGTATTTCAGGTGGTAGATGAAACAACGCGCCGTCCAGATATTCAGCTGATTGATTCCGTTTTAACGACCGGCGAAATTGCCATCTCCGAACATCAAGCCCTCTTAATTGCTCAGGATGGTCAAGAGTATGCCATTGATCATTCGGCGGCACCGATTCGCGATCGCAACACCAAGATCCTCGGTATCGTTGTGGTCTTTCGTGATGTTAGCCAATCTCGTCAACTCTCCCAGCAAATGACCTGGCAAGCTAGCCATGACTCCCTCACCGGCTTAGTCAATCGCTATCAATTTGAGCAGCTGCTCCAGAAAGCCTTACAGTCTGCCCATCGAGATCAGCTCCAGCATGTCTTGTGCTATCTCGATCTCGACCAGTTCAAGATTGTCAATGATACCTGTGGTCATGCCGCCGGGGATGAACTGCTCCAGCAGGTGGCAGAACTCTTCAAGCACACCATTCGCAGCACCGATATTATCGCTCGCTTAGGAGGAGATGAATTTGGGTTACTCCTGCACCAATGTTCCATAGAGCGAGCCCAAGTCATTGCCGAACAACTCCGGCAACGCTTACAAACCTTCCGGTTTAACTGGAATCAACAGACCTTTAGCATTGGTCTCAGCATTGGCCTAGTGGCCATTAATTACGATAGCCACAATCTGTCTAGTCTTATTAGTGCAGCCGATGCCGCTTGCTATGCAGCCAAGGCGCGAGGCCGCAATCGCATCCATGTCTATCAGCTCGATGATTTAGAGCTCGTCCAACAGCGGGGAACCCAGCGATGGAGCCGTCGCATTAAGCAGGCCTTAGAAGAGAATCGGTTTCGTCTTTACGGTCAAGCCATTGTCCCCGCCGACCCAGAGCAATCAGAGATTCACCAGTGCTGTGAGGTACTCCTCCGCATGGTGGATGAGCAAGATCAGGTGATCAGTGCCGCCACCTTTATTCCTGCGGCTGAGCGCTACAATCTGATGCCGGAAATTGATCGTTGGGTGATCAGTCAGTTTTTAGTGGATCACTTTAACCCACCCCAAATAGCGCAAACTGGGGGCGATCAGCCATTACCCTATATGATCAACCTCTCCGGGGCCAGTATTGGCGATGAGCAGTTTTTGCAGTTCCTGCAAGAGCAGTTCCAACGTTATCCCCATGCTGCTCCCCAAATTTGTTTCGAGATTACGGAAACGGCAGCGATTTCTAATCTCAATCAGGCCATTACGTTTATTAATGAACTCAAACAATTGGGCTGCAAATTTGCCCTGGATGATTTTGGCAGTGGATTATCGTCTTTTGCCTATTTAAAGACCTTACCCGTCGATTATTTGAAAATCGATGGTCACTTTATTGAAGATATGGCCAACGACCCTGCCACTCAGGCCATTGTGGAGTCAATCAACCACATTGGCCATGTTATGGGCTTACAAACCATTGCTGAATCCGTTGGCGATCTCTCCACCCGGAAACAGCTCCAGAGTATGGGCATAGACTATGTTCAGGGATATGGGATTGCCTTACCCTGTTCTCTAACCTACGCTTAA
- the mutL gene encoding DNA mismatch repair endonuclease MutL, producing MVECAPDLQIQPLGTNLVHRIAAGEVIDSLGAVVRELLDNALDAGADRISVSLWPQDWRIQVVDNGQGLTAADLSQAATPHTTSKLQREEDLWDIQTLGFRGEALHSLAQMGRLEICSRPLGSAQGCRVRYDHQGHVVAQETVAIATGTVVTVADLFQDWPTRKQALPDPARQMRGVQTIIHDYALCHPQVTWQVQQNNRPWFSIAPAEAAQDILPQLLATLQPGDLCHHRCQIPDLPGNNAVEVVLGLPDRCHRHRPDWVKVAVNGRCVQVSGEDAGQSHPLEQTILAAFRQTLPRHRHPLCFIHLHADPQHVDWHRHPAKTEIYLRHLDQWRPAVTTTIQEALQIPADIRDSGHTQKIRQLMKVAEAKGVYHLQQPSLLSPQSEQAAGESGFNVLKAIAQLHRTYIVAEHPSGVWLVEQHIAHERVLYEQLGQDWHLVSLTPPMMLRDLTERQVEQLTDIGIDITEFGHQLWAIRSAPQRLAERPDCEAALIELSQCESIEAALAATACRSAIRNGMALNLLEMQNLLDQWQQTRHPRTCPHGRPIYLSMEEADLSRFFRRHWVIGKSHGI from the coding sequence ATGGTAGAGTGCGCCCCCGATCTTCAGATTCAGCCTCTGGGAACTAATTTGGTTCATCGGATTGCGGCAGGAGAGGTGATTGATTCCCTCGGGGCTGTCGTGCGGGAACTACTGGATAATGCCTTAGATGCTGGGGCGGATCGGATCAGTGTGTCCCTCTGGCCTCAAGATTGGCGGATTCAGGTGGTTGATAATGGTCAAGGCCTCACTGCTGCCGATTTATCCCAAGCTGCGACGCCTCACACCACAAGCAAACTGCAGCGGGAAGAAGATCTGTGGGATATCCAGACCCTGGGGTTTCGAGGCGAGGCCCTCCATAGTTTGGCTCAAATGGGACGGTTAGAGATTTGCAGCCGACCTTTGGGATCGGCTCAGGGATGCCGAGTTCGATACGATCACCAAGGTCATGTGGTGGCCCAAGAGACGGTTGCGATCGCAACCGGTACCGTTGTCACCGTGGCAGATTTATTCCAGGACTGGCCGACCCGCAAACAGGCCCTCCCCGATCCAGCGCGACAAATGCGGGGGGTGCAAACCATCATCCATGACTATGCCCTGTGCCACCCTCAAGTCACCTGGCAGGTGCAGCAAAATAATCGCCCGTGGTTTAGTATCGCCCCAGCTGAAGCCGCTCAAGATATTCTTCCCCAGCTCCTGGCGACCCTGCAGCCAGGAGATTTATGTCATCATCGCTGTCAGATTCCCGATTTGCCGGGAAATAATGCGGTGGAAGTGGTGTTGGGCTTACCCGATCGCTGCCATCGCCATCGTCCTGATTGGGTAAAGGTGGCGGTCAATGGTCGCTGTGTCCAAGTCAGTGGTGAAGATGCAGGCCAGTCTCACCCTTTGGAGCAAACCATCCTAGCGGCGTTTCGACAAACCCTACCCCGCCATCGCCATCCCCTGTGCTTTATTCATCTCCATGCTGACCCTCAGCATGTGGATTGGCATCGGCATCCTGCTAAAACTGAGATTTACCTGCGGCATTTAGACCAGTGGCGACCTGCCGTAACCACGACGATTCAGGAAGCCCTGCAAATTCCTGCCGATATTCGGGACTCAGGTCATACTCAGAAAATTCGCCAATTGATGAAAGTGGCAGAGGCCAAAGGAGTTTATCACTTACAGCAGCCCTCCCTGTTATCCCCCCAGTCTGAGCAAGCAGCAGGGGAGTCCGGCTTTAATGTCCTGAAGGCCATTGCCCAATTGCACCGGACGTATATTGTGGCAGAGCATCCTTCGGGAGTTTGGCTGGTGGAGCAGCATATTGCCCATGAGCGGGTTCTCTACGAGCAATTAGGCCAAGACTGGCATTTAGTGTCCTTGACCCCACCGATGATGCTGCGAGATTTAACCGAGAGACAGGTAGAGCAGCTCACGGATATTGGTATTGATATTACGGAATTTGGCCATCAGCTGTGGGCCATTCGCTCGGCCCCACAACGGCTAGCAGAACGCCCGGATTGCGAAGCGGCCCTGATTGAACTCAGTCAATGTGAGAGTATTGAAGCAGCCTTAGCCGCCACCGCTTGCCGGAGTGCCATTCGCAATGGCATGGCCCTTAACCTGTTGGAGATGCAAAACTTGTTGGATCAATGGCAGCAAACCCGTCATCCGCGCACCTGCCCCCATGGACGACCAATTTACTTATCGATGGAAGAAGCGGACTTATCTCGGTTTTTTCGTCGGCATTGGGTGATTGGTAAAAGTCATGGAATCTAG
- a CDS encoding NYN domain-containing protein, with translation MVQVSKQGLILGLGPLAFAIAFGVTYLSDRDARRASVTGLAALSATYATGLIATEDRRRPAALANADSLPMQGLSQMTPSLVSSTPVPVSQSASGEVAVFWDYENVKIAAQGIQAPLAESLVEYSQSQGHTRLKIVYSNWRREKESLVQALYSLGFEPIHVSTGKENAVDVKLTVDCLNTAYQYPDVGHFIIVTGDRDFVPLVNALKTLEKRVTLIGRAEVASNQLLLSADEFIDLEKLDTEDTEKAAPAQRLTQTISYEDAVACLLAAINLARDQGKSTRFGAVDRLMRANVKYTYAGVASITRPDAAPFTNFSAFVDAAATAGQVQIKTLSGFKELFLPDEDPEAESEFSSQDSGPLTREQWKIILDQVQSAFKETDPEHNSYGRFMSLFFYVRLAKKDGRLPHSNERLKQSLSRLVDQGILMEQANRSFRVAENWEDKAEIWLDQLMQPEETS, from the coding sequence ATGGTGCAAGTCAGTAAACAAGGATTGATTCTAGGATTAGGTCCGTTAGCCTTTGCCATCGCCTTTGGGGTGACCTATCTATCCGACCGCGATGCTCGGCGAGCTTCCGTGACAGGATTGGCAGCTCTCTCTGCGACCTATGCCACAGGACTGATTGCGACTGAAGATCGCCGCCGCCCTGCCGCCCTGGCGAATGCTGACTCTCTGCCAATGCAGGGTCTATCTCAGATGACTCCATCTCTGGTATCTTCGACCCCTGTGCCTGTATCTCAATCAGCGTCTGGCGAGGTCGCTGTGTTTTGGGATTATGAGAATGTCAAAATTGCTGCCCAAGGTATCCAAGCTCCTCTGGCTGAATCTTTGGTGGAGTATTCCCAATCTCAAGGTCATACGCGCCTGAAAATCGTCTACTCCAATTGGCGACGAGAAAAAGAATCTTTAGTGCAGGCCCTATATAGTCTAGGGTTTGAGCCTATTCATGTTTCCACGGGTAAAGAAAATGCGGTTGATGTTAAGTTGACCGTTGACTGTTTAAATACGGCGTATCAATATCCTGATGTCGGCCACTTTATTATTGTCACGGGCGATCGGGATTTTGTGCCTTTGGTGAATGCCTTAAAAACCTTGGAAAAGCGGGTGACCTTAATTGGTCGGGCTGAAGTGGCTAGCAATCAGCTGTTACTGAGTGCAGATGAATTTATTGATTTAGAAAAGCTAGATACTGAAGACACCGAAAAGGCCGCCCCCGCCCAACGGCTCACCCAAACGATTAGCTATGAGGATGCCGTTGCCTGCTTACTAGCGGCTATTAACCTAGCCCGGGATCAAGGCAAAAGCACCCGCTTTGGTGCGGTGGATCGCCTGATGCGGGCCAATGTTAAATACACCTATGCAGGGGTGGCTTCGATTACGCGCCCAGATGCTGCGCCATTTACGAACTTCAGCGCCTTTGTTGATGCAGCTGCTACGGCTGGACAAGTTCAAATTAAAACTCTGTCTGGATTTAAAGAACTGTTTTTGCCGGACGAAGATCCGGAGGCCGAGTCTGAATTTAGCTCTCAAGATTCGGGTCCTCTGACCCGGGAACAGTGGAAAATTATTCTGGATCAGGTACAAAGCGCCTTCAAAGAGACGGATCCGGAGCATAATTCCTATGGTCGGTTTATGTCTTTGTTCTTTTATGTCCGGTTGGCGAAGAAAGATGGTCGTTTGCCCCACAGCAATGAGCGACTGAAGCAATCCCTGAGTCGCTTGGTGGATCAAGGGATTCTAATGGAACAGGCCAATCGCAGCTTTCGCGTAGCGGAAAATTGGGAGGACAAAGCTGAGATTTGGCTTGACCAATTGATGCAACCAGAAGAGACCTCCTAA
- a CDS encoding endonuclease MutS2, with protein MIVEKTLELLEWERLCQHLSTFAATKLGVAAAIELPIPTTVEGSETLLQQTQEVYDLETQLLTALTFEGIHDIRAALVRSQRQGILSGEELLQVATTLLGSRNLRRLINRYPELVSLNQLVADLRTYPELEQEIRHCIDEQGEVADRASEKLMVIRERQRQVRNDVQTILQRILQRKGAALQERLITQRSDRFVVPVKAPQKDAVPGIVHDASTSGATLYIEPKATVELNNRLRQLTRQEQAEAEAIRQALTEKVAEVQEDLDALLQIVTAVDLATARARYSYWLGANRPQFVNRAAETLTLRRLRHPLLVWQQHHEQGPEVVAIDVTIQPEIRVVAITGPNTGGKTVTLKTLGLATLMAKVGLFVPAQEPVELPWFDQVLADIGDEQSLQQSLSTFSGHIRRIQEIIAALTDQSLVLLDEVGAGTDPLEGSALAIALLRYLADQAQLTIATTHFGELKALKYTDARFENASVEFDDATLQPTYRLLWGIPGRSNALIIAQRLGLNEQVIAQALAQMDGETDDVNQVIAGLETERRQQETRAQAAAKLLQSTEQLHQQVAKKASDLKVREQKLRQQQEKAIQEEIRRAKQAIAQVIRDLQQQPKSAPAAQVATERLEKIASQRLPSRTKPKAPPPTGFQPQVGDRVRIPSIGQKADVIKITPTNELVVQFGMMKMTVKPTEVESLTGEKVTPPPKKTDSAPKKEDNTPNNSALMVRTSKNTLDIRGSRVADAEVVIEDAIAKAQGPLWIIHGHGTGKLRQGVQTYLSQHPLVSRYEFAEQADGGKGVTIAYCGV; from the coding sequence GTGATTGTTGAAAAAACCCTAGAACTGCTGGAGTGGGAGCGATTATGCCAGCATCTGTCCACTTTTGCGGCAACCAAGTTAGGGGTAGCCGCAGCAATTGAGCTGCCGATTCCGACAACGGTTGAGGGCAGTGAAACCCTACTGCAGCAGACCCAAGAGGTGTATGACCTAGAAACTCAGCTTTTGACTGCACTGACCTTTGAGGGGATTCATGATATTCGAGCAGCATTGGTGCGATCGCAACGTCAAGGCATTCTCAGTGGTGAAGAGCTACTGCAGGTTGCCACAACCCTGTTAGGCAGCCGCAACCTCCGTCGCCTCATCAACCGTTATCCCGAACTAGTGAGCCTCAATCAGTTGGTCGCTGACCTGCGGACCTACCCTGAATTAGAACAAGAGATTCGCCACTGTATCGATGAGCAGGGAGAAGTGGCTGACCGGGCCAGCGAAAAATTAATGGTGATTCGCGAGCGGCAGCGGCAGGTCCGCAATGACGTCCAAACGATTTTGCAGCGAATTTTACAGCGGAAGGGAGCGGCGCTGCAAGAGCGGCTGATTACCCAGCGTAGCGATCGATTTGTGGTACCCGTCAAAGCGCCTCAAAAAGATGCTGTCCCCGGTATTGTCCATGATGCTTCCACCAGTGGAGCCACTCTTTATATTGAACCGAAGGCGACGGTAGAGCTGAATAATCGACTGCGCCAACTCACTCGCCAAGAGCAAGCAGAAGCAGAAGCCATTCGCCAAGCCCTCACCGAAAAAGTGGCGGAGGTACAGGAAGACTTAGATGCCCTGCTCCAAATTGTGACAGCAGTGGATCTCGCCACTGCCCGCGCCCGGTATAGCTATTGGTTAGGGGCCAATCGCCCTCAATTTGTTAACCGCGCAGCGGAAACCCTTACCCTGAGACGTTTGCGCCACCCTTTACTGGTCTGGCAGCAGCACCATGAGCAAGGCCCCGAAGTGGTGGCCATTGATGTAACCATTCAACCCGAGATCCGCGTGGTGGCAATTACAGGTCCGAATACTGGCGGTAAAACCGTTACCCTGAAAACCCTAGGATTGGCGACTCTGATGGCCAAGGTGGGACTCTTTGTTCCTGCCCAAGAACCCGTAGAGCTACCTTGGTTTGATCAGGTCTTGGCCGATATTGGCGATGAACAGTCGTTGCAGCAAAGTTTGTCCACCTTCTCTGGTCATATTCGCCGAATTCAAGAGATTATTGCCGCCTTGACTGACCAATCTTTGGTGCTGCTGGATGAAGTGGGTGCAGGTACTGACCCCTTAGAAGGAAGTGCTCTGGCCATTGCCCTACTTCGATATTTGGCCGATCAGGCTCAGCTCACCATTGCCACTACCCACTTTGGTGAACTCAAAGCCTTGAAGTACACCGATGCCCGCTTTGAAAATGCCTCGGTGGAATTTGATGATGCCACCTTGCAGCCTACCTATCGGTTGCTCTGGGGAATTCCGGGGCGCTCCAATGCCTTGATTATTGCCCAGCGGTTGGGGCTGAATGAGCAGGTGATTGCCCAAGCCCTAGCCCAGATGGACGGCGAGACGGATGATGTTAATCAGGTGATTGCCGGATTAGAAACGGAGCGACGGCAGCAGGAAACTAGGGCTCAAGCCGCCGCCAAGCTACTGCAGAGTACGGAGCAACTGCATCAGCAAGTGGCAAAGAAGGCCTCAGATCTAAAAGTGCGAGAGCAAAAACTGCGGCAGCAGCAAGAAAAAGCAATCCAAGAAGAAATTCGCCGGGCCAAGCAAGCGATCGCACAAGTGATTCGTGACCTCCAACAACAGCCCAAGTCCGCCCCTGCTGCCCAGGTTGCCACCGAACGTCTAGAAAAAATTGCCAGCCAGCGACTCCCCTCTCGCACTAAGCCCAAAGCGCCGCCTCCCACAGGATTTCAACCTCAAGTAGGGGATCGGGTTCGCATTCCCAGCATTGGCCAGAAGGCAGACGTGATTAAGATTACGCCCACCAACGAGCTAGTGGTACAGTTTGGGATGATGAAAATGACCGTCAAGCCCACGGAAGTGGAGTCCTTAACGGGCGAGAAGGTCACCCCTCCCCCCAAGAAAACGGATAGCGCACCTAAAAAAGAAGACAATACACCTAACAATTCGGCCCTCATGGTTCGCACCTCCAAGAACACCCTAGATATCCGGGGGTCTAGAGTCGCCGATGCCGAAGTGGTGATTGAAGATGCGATCGCAAAGGCTCAAGGGCCCCTGTGGATTATCCACGGTCATGGTACCGGTAAACTCCGTCAAGGCGTCCAAACCTATCTATCGCAACATCCCCTTGTCTCTCGCTATGAATTTGCCGAGCAGGCTGATGGTGGGAAAGGCGTAACCATTGCTTATTGTGGTGTCTGA